TTCACAGCGATCGCCCTTCTGATAACCCGATACTCTGATCCATTCGCCAGGAGTTAGCGATCGCCACAGGGTAGAGCGCAACTCTTTGTCAATTTTGATGGTGTATTCACCTGTCACAGTTGCCAACCGCAAATATTTAAGCTTGTAGCTCTCCTTGGCAGCAAAGCCTAAAAATCGTCCTTCTAACGTGAAATCGGTCACTGCCTCAAATTTGTGTTTGCTCATAATGACAACTAAACGGGGTGAATTACAGAACCTGATCAAGAATTGGAAGTTGAGTGAATGGTTGGAAGCTGAAGGATAGAGTGTTTGCAAATTGTTTGTGAACAAGGGAGTTGGAGGTTTGCTCCTGCATCCCGTTCATATTTCAGTTGGGATGGCTATAGAAGATGCTGTTAACCTGTGCTGAGGTGAGCCGCATTAAAGGCAGGTTTTAAGCTATGGCTGTAGCTACATTTGATGGGACGGAGATGATGGGGCGGAGGCAAGTCAGGAAGCTCCTCCAGAATCAATATTTGAGCCATTGCGGTTGTCCTAAGCTTTCTGACTGAAGCTATATTTCTAGCAAGTTCGGTTGATCGAATGAGTAGCGTAGCTAAACAACTTTATAAAAAATAACTTTGCAGGAAGTTAAACGCTTCTCAGGCTCTAGCGGCATCCATTGCTTTACCAACACCGATTTAACCAATCAATTAACTGTGAGCGTGAAGCATTGAGTTGAAAGGTAATGCTCCACAGTTGGGATGCTGCCAAGGGACTATTAATTTCTGCCCAGAGGCTACCATCTTGTAGACAAGTGCAGGGAATGCCGAGTTCTTGCAAACGGTAATAGACTTGCCAGCGATCGCATATAGGAATTTCAATCAACTGGGAAGAAAGGGAAGCAGAGAGAGTTCGATCCATAGATTCAGAGTGACCAGCCAATTAAATTAATCGTTGGTTGTGGGAAATCCGACACGAAGAGAAGAACAGGCGCACAGATCTGTAATCCCAGACTTCGATGGATTCCACTAGCCGAATCATGAACAGATCTGGGAAACAGGCTTCTTTATTGAGAACTATAGTCAACAAGTGCTATTTAAAAGATATTCCAGAACGGGGCTATTTGCAAACAATTCTCATTTAGAATTCACACTATCATCTTCAGATGAAGTTAGAGTCAGCAGTTGAACATTGAGAAACAGCACGAATTCTCCAACCGTTGACAGCGGGTAGTTCAACAGTGGGTCGCTGATATCGATGCCAAAAGAGTGCCAAAAATCTTCACAAAATGCCATCTCCCAATCAGCCCAGCAAACCTCAAACCAGTGCAAGTCTTCAACCAGGCGATCGCTAGCAATGACACGGGCAAACTGAATCCCGGAGTAGTGTTGCAAGTGAGTGTAGGCAAAGGTTGCAACAGCAGGAGTCACTCCCATGGGTTGACAAAACGCCTGAAACCATTGCTCCTGGGTCATCGCTGGACGCTGACTCAACGATTGGTTAACCAGTCGCCGTGCTACAAGGTCAGGACTCAGAATCCCGTAAGTCTGAACACTGTGAAAAAGATTCCTGAGCCTACGCCACATAGTTTAGAAGCCTCATAGCAGCCTCACTGGTGAGACTTCCCCAGTATGCCCATCCTGTTGATTGGATATGCTTTCAAAAATTTAAAATTTTTCGTACATCAGGGATTATCCAGCGATCGCCCGTGTCATGCGTCATGCTGACCATCCTGAATGGCTACAGCCATATACCTGCGTTGATACAACCGTCAATCACCTGAAGCAACGTGAATTGAATATATAGCAGTACTTACTAAGGTTAGAACGGGGTGCAGGGGTGGAACCCCTTTCAAAACTTATTTTTTGCTGTACTAGGCTATAATAAGCAGCTTCCTTGCTGTACGGGTTTGGCAATGCCAACCCCCTCCAGAAAAATTGCACTTTATTAATCCATAATCCTAAGCCAGGTTCATTGTCACTGAAACCCTTTACCCCCGAATCAGGTGCTGGAGGGTATCGATAAACCCCGGATAGGAGACAGCAGCAGCTTCAGCCCGATTGATTGTCGTTGTGCCTTGAGCCGTCAGAGCGGCGATCGCCAGACTCATGGCAATGCGATGATCGGTAAAGCTATCTACCTCGGCTCCTCGAAGTTGGGTTCCGCCCGTGATTTCTAGACCATCCGGCAATTCCGTGATGTTGGCCCCCATCCGGTTGAGTTGAGTTGCCATCACGGCGAGGCGATCGCTCTCTTTAACTCGCAACTCAGCCGCATCACGAATCACCGTTGTGCCTTTGGCATGAGCAGCAGCGACTGCCAGAATAGGAATCTCGTCAATCAAGCGAGGAATCAACTCTCCAGCGATTGTGCAGGCTTTCAAGACACTGTGACGTACCCGCACATCCGCAACGGGTTCCCCAGCCACCTCCCGCTGGTTTTCAAGCGTGATGTCTGCCTCCATCTGCATCAGCGCATCCAATACCCCGGTTCGTGTGGGGTTCACGCCGACATTTTGCACCACCAATTCAGACCCCGGAACGATCGCCCCTGCGACCAACCAGAATGCGGCTGAACTGATATCACCGGGAACGATGACCGTCTGTCCTTGTAAGCGAGCCAGACCTGTCACCGTGGCACTGGTAGTTTCAGGATCAATGGCGATCGCGGCTCCAAACGCTTTTAACATGCGCTCACTGTGATCACGAGATAGAACGGGTTCTGTCACCGTTGTTTGCCCTTCAGTCATCAGTCCTGCCAACAAAATGCAAGATTTGACCTGAGCAGAGGCGATCGGAGAGTGATAATGAATGGGCTTGAGCGATTGCCCTTGAACAGCAATTGGAGCGAATCCACCCTGGCGATGCCAAATTGCTGCTCCCATTTGTTGTAAAGGTTGAATCACACGGGACATGGGGCGCGATCGCAACGAGTCATCCCCTGTCACCGTGAAAAAACGTCCTGGATGAGATGCCAAAATCCCTAACATCAGCCGCATGGTCGTGCCTGAGTTCCCGGCGTTCAGCACATCGGCAGGTTCCTGGAGTTGCCCCAAACCAATTCCCTGGATTGTGACCAATTCCGTATTGAGGTCTGAAATTTGGGCACCCATTGCCCGAAAACATGCCGCTGTACTACGGGGATCTTCGCCCAACAACAGCCCTTGAATTTTAGTTTCACCCTCTGCCAGGGCACCCAACATCAACGCCCGGTGAGAAATTGATTTATCACCCGGAATCTGCACCAACCCCTGTAGAGCTACCCCCGATGCAGGCGAGTGAATTTTTAGCAAATCATGCTGTTTAGTTGTCTCCAGGACAATAGTACCGTTTGGCATTGGGATACACTATGAATGCGGCGTTAAGTCATCCTACCGCATTCCCTCCCCCACAAACCCATGCTGACTCATCACTGCAAGCCTGTCTGCCTCTCTCTCATGGCGTTTGATATCCCTGTTTGGTCAGCGGTAGAAACGGCTGCAACGCTCTATCAACGTGATAGCGATCGCTTCCATTTGTTGCTGACAGAGCCGTTGATTCAGGAATCGCCCCATCTCAGAGAAACGCCAGAACCATCCTCTGAAACTCCCCGATTGCTATGGTTGGAATTTTCCCCCAATCGAGTGATTATGACCATGCAGGGAAACGGCAAGTTTAGCTATCGCCACATTTGGCAACGGGGCGTATACGGGATCAGTCGCTATTGGCTGCAAGGCGATGATGCCATCGGCAGTGAGCAGATGCAGTTACAAAATTACACCCGCAGCCTTGACCTCAAAGGGGAATCTATGTCAGAGGGATTTTTACCCCATCATCTGCGCCTGGAATATGAGTTGTGGTCAGGTCGCGTGCGGTTTGGTCACTATGTCTTGAATTTAGATATTCATCATTAAGCGATCGCCGAAGTTTGCAATGCCTGTTTGACCAAAGCTGGAATCTGTGAGGGGCGATCGGCAACTGGAACCTGCGCTTGAATAAAGGCAGCTATTTTGCTGTCAGCATCACCAATGCGCGTGTTCGAGAGTTGGAATCCAGCGATCGCCTCGGTGTAGCCCAAAAATTCTTTAGGGGCATTGCGCCCAGCAATGTAAGCAATCACAGGCTTATCAATCGCTTCAGCAATGTATCGGGCTGCAACTTCTTCGCCATCTCCACCAACGCCACCTAACAAAACAATTACCTCGGTTTTGTCGTCTTCCTCCAGGATCTGGAGCCACTGTTGAAACGAAGAACCCACCACGCGATCGCCCCCGACTCCAACCGCGATGGATTGCCCAAACCCAGCACGGGTCAACTCCAGAGCGACCTCGTGGGTCAGCGTGCCACTGCGACTGATCAGCCCTACGGAACCGGGCATATAGAAGTCGGTGGGATGGGTGCCCAACAAAATTTCTCCAGGAACGATGACTCCAGCGGAGTTTGGACCCACCACCAGGGTTTCAGTTGACTCAGCTTTACGAATCAGCCGCACCATATCCAACGGGGGCACACCTTCCGTCATCAGAATGATCTGACGAATCCCGGCTGCGATCGCCTCCAGGGCAGCATCCAAAACGGAGTAAGGGGGCACAAAAATAACGGTCGTATCCACCATCCCCACCTGAAACAGGGCCTGTTCAACCATGTCAAATACGGGAATGCCTTGATGTTTTTCGCCACCATATCCCGGTGAGATACCCGCGACGATTTGAGTGCCATAGGCTTGCATCAACGGCGCGTAGGTTGCTCCGATGGGTTCGGTAATCCCCTGAATCAGTACTTTGCTGTCTGTGGTGAAATTCATGAATAGCTTTATGCAGTTGTACGGGCTTGATGTGTGTATGGGCTTGATGTGTGTGGGCTTGACTTACGTGCATTCGACTGATGTACAGGTCATGTGCGAGATTGACTCAGCAAAACGACCTGAGCGATCGCCTCATCCAAGCTTTGTACCAGTGGCACATCGACCGCTGCCAAAATTTCTCTAGCCTGTTCTAATTCCTTACCGACCAATCGCACGACCATAGGGGGTACAGAGTGACCATAAGCCCGTCGCTCCACGTAATTAGCAACCACAGTAGCAATTTGGCGACAGGAAATCGTGTTGGTAAGAACATTAATCAAAACAGCTTTGATGCCTCGACCTTGCAACATCAGCTCTAGTCCTTGTGCAACCCGCTCAGGCAGGCTACTTGCCAGCGCATTAAACTGAGACTCATCCCCCACATTCAGGAGATTCGCTACTTTTCCACCAGCGGCTGTGACTAAATCGAGCGTCGCCAGGGCTAACCCCATCCCACTACAGAGAGTCGCGATCACACCCTCCAGTTCTAACAGGTGTAAGCCCGACGAAGCGGCGATTGTGACGCGATTTTGGTGACCTATTGTTTTCGGTTGTAGGGCAGCGAGATCAGCATGTCGCCCCAGGGCTGCATCGTTAACGATGATCTTGCCATCGAGTGCCATCAACTCACCCGCAGGGCTGACCGCCAGAGGATTGATCTCAACTAGATCCAGATCATTCTGGACAAACAGGCGATACATCTTTTCGAGAAGCTGACTCACCGATTCAATCAGTTGCCCCGTTAGCCCCATCTTGAGAGCCAGACGACGCGCATAAAAGAGCGAGAATTCCTGATCGACCACAACCTGCTGCATCTGTTGAATCACCGACTCCAGGTCAATGCCACCCACTTGCGAGCCTAACAACACAGGACGACGGGTCGATTGGCTAATGGCGATCGCCAAATACAACTCTCGATCAGACTCATACTTCGCTTCTGCCAACAACACCTCTGGATATTGCCCCACAATTGGCAGGTTAAAAATGGCTTGAGCGGCTGCAACGGCATCAATCGTATTGGCAACAAAGCGAATTCCCCCTGCTTTGCCACGCCCTCCTGTATAGACCTGTGACTTGAGAACGACGGGATAGGGAATTTTTAGCCCCTTTAAATCTTTGGGGTGATCAATGCGTTGAGAGGGCAACACCGGAATACCCATCTCATTGAACAACTCTTTAGCTTGATACTCCAGTAGATCCATGACCTGCACCCTAGGCTTGTTTGTGGTACTTCCAGTCTTGCGCGACGCGATGAATTGCGTAGAACCGTTGCCAGAACAAATCGGTCATACGGGTGGGCAAGAGCTTGGTCATAAGGAAAATAAGGATATTACCACCAGTTGCCGCGATATAGCGAGGGTGGGGACGGCGATCGCTCAATGCCCTGACAATCACCTCCGCCACCCGTTCAGACGACCAGGCTTGCC
Above is a genomic segment from Oscillatoria sp. FACHB-1407 containing:
- a CDS encoding Asr1405/Asl0597 family protein, translated to MDRTLSASLSSQLIEIPICDRWQVYYRLQELGIPCTCLQDGSLWAEINSPLAASQLWSITFQLNASRSQLIDWLNRCW
- the aroA gene encoding 3-phosphoshikimate 1-carboxyvinyltransferase, coding for MPNGTIVLETTKQHDLLKIHSPASGVALQGLVQIPGDKSISHRALMLGALAEGETKIQGLLLGEDPRSTAACFRAMGAQISDLNTELVTIQGIGLGQLQEPADVLNAGNSGTTMRLMLGILASHPGRFFTVTGDDSLRSRPMSRVIQPLQQMGAAIWHRQGGFAPIAVQGQSLKPIHYHSPIASAQVKSCILLAGLMTEGQTTVTEPVLSRDHSERMLKAFGAAIAIDPETTSATVTGLARLQGQTVIVPGDISSAAFWLVAGAIVPGSELVVQNVGVNPTRTGVLDALMQMEADITLENQREVAGEPVADVRVRHSVLKACTIAGELIPRLIDEIPILAVAAAHAKGTTVIRDAAELRVKESDRLAVMATQLNRMGANITELPDGLEITGGTQLRGAEVDSFTDHRIAMSLAIAALTAQGTTTINRAEAAAVSYPGFIDTLQHLIRG
- a CDS encoding succinate--CoA ligase subunit alpha, with translation MNFTTDSKVLIQGITEPIGATYAPLMQAYGTQIVAGISPGYGGEKHQGIPVFDMVEQALFQVGMVDTTVIFVPPYSVLDAALEAIAAGIRQIILMTEGVPPLDMVRLIRKAESTETLVVGPNSAGVIVPGEILLGTHPTDFYMPGSVGLISRSGTLTHEVALELTRAGFGQSIAVGVGGDRVVGSSFQQWLQILEEDDKTEVIVLLGGVGGDGEEVAARYIAEAIDKPVIAYIAGRNAPKEFLGYTEAIAGFQLSNTRIGDADSKIAAFIQAQVPVADRPSQIPALVKQALQTSAIA
- a CDS encoding succinate--CoA ligase subunit beta; protein product: MDLLEYQAKELFNEMGIPVLPSQRIDHPKDLKGLKIPYPVVLKSQVYTGGRGKAGGIRFVANTIDAVAAAQAIFNLPIVGQYPEVLLAEAKYESDRELYLAIAISQSTRRPVLLGSQVGGIDLESVIQQMQQVVVDQEFSLFYARRLALKMGLTGQLIESVSQLLEKMYRLFVQNDLDLVEINPLAVSPAGELMALDGKIIVNDAALGRHADLAALQPKTIGHQNRVTIAASSGLHLLELEGVIATLCSGMGLALATLDLVTAAGGKVANLLNVGDESQFNALASSLPERVAQGLELMLQGRGIKAVLINVLTNTISCRQIATVVANYVERRAYGHSVPPMVVRLVGKELEQAREILAAVDVPLVQSLDEAIAQVVLLSQSRT